Proteins co-encoded in one Podarcis muralis chromosome 12, rPodMur119.hap1.1, whole genome shotgun sequence genomic window:
- the GORASP1 gene encoding Golgi reassembly-stacking protein 1, translating into MGLGSSSEVPDGGSEGYHVHGVQENSPAQQAGLEPFFDFILTIGHTRLNKEGDILKDLLKANVEKAVKLEVYNIKTTKVREVEVVPSNMWGGQGLLGASVRFCSFQRANEHVWHVLDVEPASPAALAGLKPHTDYIVGSDQILQESEDFFSLIETHEGKPLKLMVYNTEADSCREVFVTPNGAWGGEGSLGCGIGYGYLHRIPTQPSIPKKKAEAGPPLPLGDTPPEPPTNGYTEAPLLAPNSQSEEPASLEYSTDQSVNMYSVENSLQPPPPVQRVMDPGFIDMSGASFPELIDLVKTVKVPSSTSFNLPDTVAATDSLVSNNGIDSHFDQASIPVSEDSLSYAEGSSPQPEVDAAPSVSVLPSLPVDISVNATSKADGGAQETLLLLDGTESPQMTKALQPDSEDEKAKELTEETAQI; encoded by the exons GTTCAGGAAAACTCCCCTGCTCAGCAGGCTGGACTGGAGCCATTCTTTGATTTCATCCTCACAATAGGACACACCAGACTG AACAAAGAAGGGGACATCTTAaaagatttgctgaaagccaATGTTGAGAAGGCTGTGAAACTGgaggtgtacaacattaaaacgaCGAAAGTGCGTGAAGTGGAGGTGGTCCCCAGCAACATGTGGGGAGGGCAGGGGCTCCTGGGAGCCAGCGTGAGGTTCTGTAGCTTCCAAAGAGCCAATGAGCATGTGTGGCATGTGCTG GATGTGGAACCGGCTTCCCCAGCAGCGCTGGCTGGCCTGAAGCCGCACACTGATTATATTGTTGGATCGGATCAGATACTGCAGGAG TCTGAAGATTTTTTCTCATTGATTGAAACCCATGAGGGGAAGCCGTTGAAACTGATGGTCTATAACACAGAAGCTGATTCCTGTCGAGAGGTTTTTGTAACCCCCAATGGAGCCTGGGGTGGAGAAGGAAG TTTAGGGTGCGGCATTGGATATGGCTATTTGCACAGAATTCCAACACAGCCTTCTATACCAAAGAAAAAGGCAGAAGCTGGTCCTCCTTTGCCCTTGGGAGACACACCTCCTGAACCACCAACCAATGGCTATACAGAG GCTCCTCTGTTAGCACCAAACTCCCAAAGCGAAGAACCTGCAAGCTTAGAGTACAGCACAGATCAAAGTGTAAATATGTATTCAGTAGAAAATTCtcttcagcctcctcctcctgtgcagaGAGTCATGGATCCAG GTTTTATAGATATGTCTGGAGCTTCTTTTCCTGAATTAATTGACTTAGTGAAAACAGTCAAGGTGCCTTCCTCTACTTCTTTCAACTTGCCAGACACTGTTGCAGCAACTGATAGCTTGGTATCTAACAACGGAATTGATTCACACTTTG ACCAGGCCTCTATTCCAGTTTCAGAAGATTCATTATCTTATGCAGAGGGCTCAAGTCCTCAGCCAGAGGTGGATGCAGCGCCttcagtttctgttttgccaTCCCTTCCTGTGGATATCTCTGTAAATGCAACATCTAAAGCTGATGGTGGTGCTCAAGAAACACTTCTGCTTTTAGATGGGACTGAGAGCCCGCAAATGACCAAAGCTTTACAACCTGACAGTGAAGATGAAAAGGCCAAGGAATTGACAGAAGAAACTGCACAGATCTAG